A window of the Cyanobacteria bacterium FACHB-DQ100 genome harbors these coding sequences:
- the clpS gene encoding ATP-dependent Clp protease adapter ClpS gives MSVETIEKRSTTRKLAPRYRVLLHNDDYNTMEYVVQALMETVPSLTQPQAVNIMMETHNSGVGLVITCAQEHAEFYSETLKMKGLDSTIEPDE, from the coding sequence GTGTCTGTTGAGACCATTGAAAAGCGTTCAACAACTCGAAAACTTGCGCCGCGCTACCGTGTTTTACTACATAACGACGATTACAACACGATGGAATATGTAGTACAGGCGTTGATGGAAACGGTTCCAAGCCTGACTCAGCCGCAAGCCGTCAATATCATGATGGAAACTCATAACAGTGGTGTGGGCTTGGTGATTACTTGCGCTCAGGAACACGCAGAGTTTTACAGCGAGACGCTGAAAATGAAAGGGTTGGATAGTACGATCGAGCCTGACGAATAA